The Strigops habroptila isolate Jane chromosome 13, bStrHab1.2.pri, whole genome shotgun sequence genome contains a region encoding:
- the ARFGEF2 gene encoding brefeldin A-inhibited guanine nucleotide-exchange protein 2 isoform X2 has product MGQLKHSYQEGKPTVPVSVELTNGEPERVENGDVEVEQDLTLSASEDTTDGGKEMVKGILEDVVKSAVKVAEEKQVTETVKALPALETADILSGSSNENVQTNGIPDDGQSVSSTDNLETDVSGHQAAARFSHVLQKDAFLVFRSLCKLSMKPLGDGPPDPKSHELRSKIVSLQLLLSVLQNAGPVFRTHEMFINAIKQYLCVALSKNGVSSVPDVFELSLAIFLTLLSNFKTHLKMQIEVFFKEIFLNILETSSSSFEHKWMVIQTLTRICADAQCVVDIYVNYDCDLNAANIFERLVNDLSKIAQGRSGHELGMTPLQELSLRKKGLECLVSILKCMVEWSKDLYVNPNHQASLGSYKPSEQEMAEGKGLESGGRRSSVSSLDSTVSSGVGSVGTQTAVQDDPEQFEVIKQQKEIIEHGIELFNKKPKRGIQYFRSRECLALNGRGHCTIFAPRRAPCSTQVGEFLGESNKFNKEVMYAYVDQLDFCGKDFVSALRIFLEGFRLPGEAQKIDRLMEKFAARYIECNQRQTLFASADTAYVLAYSIIMLTTDLHSPQVKNKMTKEQYIKMNRGINDSKDLPVEYLSTIYEEIEGKKIAMKETKEYAITTKSSKPSVANEKQRRLLYNLEMEQMAKTAKALMEAVSHAKAPFTSATHLDHVRPMFKLVWTPLLAAYSVGLQNCDDTEVASLCLEGIRCAIRIACIFGMQLERDAYVQALARFSLLTASSSITEMKQKNIDTIKTLITVAHTDGNYLGNSWHEILKCISQLELAQLIGTGVKTRYLSGSGREREGSIKGYTSGGEEFMGLGLGNLVGSGADKRHMASIQESVGETSSQSVVVAVDRIFTGSTRLDGNAIVDFVRWLCAVSMDELASPHHPRMFSLQKIVEISYYNMNRIRLQWSRIWHVIGDHFNKVGCNPNEDVAIFAVDSLRQLSMKFLEKGELANFRFQKDFLRPFEHIMKKNRSPTIRDMVIRCIAQMVNSQAGNIRSGWKNIFAVFHQAASDNDGNIVELAFQTTAHIVTNIFQQHFPAAIDSFQDAVKCLSEFACNVAFPDTSMEAIRLIRYCAKYVSERPQVLREYTSDDMSVAPGDRAWVRGWFPILFELSCIINRCKLDVRTRGLTVMFEIMKSYGHTFEKHWWQDLFRIVFRIFDNMKLPEQQTEKSEWMTTTCNHALYAICDVFTQFYEALNEILLPDILAQLHWCVKQDNEQLARSGTNCLENLVILNGQKFSPEVWGQTCNCMLEIFKTTIPHVM; this is encoded by the exons ATGGGTCAGTTAAAGCACAGCTATCAGGAAGGCAAACCAACTGTTCCTGTAAGTGTGGAATTAACAAATGGTGAGCCTGAGAGGGTGGAAAACGGAGACGTTGAAGTTGAGCAGGATCTGACTCTTTCAGCATCAG AGGACACAACTGatggaggaaaggaaatggtTAAAGGCATCTTGGAAGATGTGGTCAAGTCAGCTGTGAAAG tggctgaagaaaagcaggtaACAGAAACAGTTAAGGCTCTACCTGCATTAGAGACTGCAGATATTCTTTCTGGCTCTAGTAATGAAAATGTACAAACAAACGGGATTCCAGATGACGGGCAGTCTGTTTCCTCCACTGATAATCTG GAAACAGATGTATCTGGACATCAAGCTGCTGCCAGGTTTTCCCATGTACTACAAAAGGATGCCTTCCTTGTGTTCAGGTCGTTGTGCAAACTCTCCATGAAACCACTTGGTGATGGACCACCAGATCCCAA ATCCCATGAACTGCGTTCTAAGATAGTGTCTCTGCAGCTTCTTCTCTCAGTACTGCAGAATGCTGGTCCAGTTTTCAGGACACATGAAATGTTCATCAATGCAATCAAGCAATATCTTTGTGTAGCATTATCTAAAAATGGAGTCTCTTCTGTTCCTGATGTATTTGAGCTCTCTCTTGCCATCTTTCTCACGCTGCTTTCAAATTTTAAGAcccatttaaaaatgcagattgaG GTATTCTTCAAAGAGATCTTCCTGAATATTTTAGAGACTTCTTCAAGCTCCTTTGAACACAAATGGATGGTGATTCAGACTTTAACTAGGATTTGTGCAG atgcTCAGTGTGTAGTGGATATTTATGTTAACTATGACTGTGATTTAAACGCTGCTAATATATTTGAACGCCTTGTAAATGATTTGTCCAAAATCGCACAGGGACGAAGTGGGCATGAGTTGGGAATGACACCTTTACAG gaacTAAGCCTGAGGAAAAAAGGTCTTGAATGTTTGGTTTCTATCTTAAAATGTATGGTAGAATGGAGCAAAGACCTTTATGTGAACCCCAATCATCAGGCTAGCTTGG GTTCATATAAACCATCTGAACAGGAAATGGCTGAAGGTAAAGGCCTTGAGAGTGGAGGGAGACGGAGTAGCGTCAGTTCCTTGGACTCCACGGTCTCATCAGGAGTTGGAAGTGTTGGTACTCAGACTGCTGTCCAGGATGATCCTGAGCAATTTGAAGTCATCaagcaacaaaaggaaataattgaACATGGGATAGAACT gtttaataaaaaaccaaagagaGGAATACAATACTTCAGGAGCAGGGAATGCTTGGCACTTAACGGCAGAGGACATTGCACAATTTTTGCACCAAGAAGAGCGCCCTGTTCT ACTCAAGTAGGGGAATTTCTTGGGGAAAGCAACAAGTTTAACAAGGAAGTGATGTATGCCTATGTAGACCAGCTTGATTTCTGTGGGAAAGACTTTGTCTCTGCTCTCCGTATATTTCTGGAAGGTTTTCGTCTGCCAGGTGAAGCCCAGAAGATTGATAGATTAATGGAGAAGTTTGCTGCTAGATATATTGAATGCAACCAACG gCAAACACTATTTGCTAGTGCTGACACTGCTTATGTTTTGGCCTACTCTATTATAATGCTGACTACAGACTTGCACAGTCCACAG gtaaaaaataaaatgacaaaggAGCAATACATTAAAATGAACCGAGGAATCAATGACAGTAAAGACCTGCCAGTAGAGTATTTATCCACAATCTAtgaagaaatagaaggaaagaaGATTGCAATGAAAGAGACGAAAGAATATGCAATTACAACCAAGAGTAGTAAACCAA GTGTAGCTAATGAGAAGCAGCGGAGGTTGTTGTACAACTTGGAAATGGAGCAAATGGCTAAAACAGCTAAAGCCCTCATGGAGGCAGTAAGCCATGCAAAGGCTCCTTTTACTAGTGCCACTCATCTGGATCACGTCAGACCCATGTTCAAA cTTGTATGGACTCCATTGTTGGCAGCTTACAGTGTTGGCTTGCAGAACTGTGATGACACAGAAGTTGCATCCCTTTGTTTGGAAGGAATACGCTGTGCAATCAGAATAGCCTGTATCTTTGGAATGCAG CTTGAACGAGATGCTTATGTACAGGCCCTAGCTCGCTTTTCCTTGTTGACTGCTAGTTCCAGtattacagaaatgaaacagaagaacatAGATACCATTAAGACACTAATTACAGTTGCTCACACAGATGGCAACTATCTTGGAAACTCTTGGCATGAG atCTTGAAATGTATTAGCCAGCTGGAACTAGCACAACTGATAGGAACTGGCGTGAAAACTCGTTATTTGTCTGGCTCTGGGCGTGAAAGGGAAGGAAGCATCAAAGGCTATACATCTGGAGGGGAAGAGTTCATGGGCCTGGGATTAG GTAACCTTGTTGGAAGCGGAGCTGATAAACGGCATATGGCAAGCATTCAAGAGTCTGTGGGAGAGACCAGTTCACAGAGCGTAGTGGTAGCAGTAGACAG GATATTTACAGGATCAACACGGCTGGATGGAAATGCAATCG TTGACTTTGTCCGATGGCTGTGTGCTGTTTCCATGGATGAGCTGGCTTCCCCACACCACCCGCGGATGTTCAGTCTGCAGAAGATAGTGGAGATATCCTATTACAACATGAACCGCATTAGGCTGCAGTGGTCAAGGATTTGGCATGTGATTGGAGATCACTTCaataag GTTGGATGTAACCCTAATGAAGATGTCGCCATCTTTGCAGTAGACTCATTAAGGCAGCTATCAATGAAATTTCTTGAGAAGGGAGAGTTAGCCAACTTCCGCTTCCAGAAAGACTTCCTAAGGCCTTTTGAGCatattatgaagaaaaacag atctCCAACTATTCGGGACATGGTAATACGCTGTATTGCTCAGATGGTGAACTCTCAAGCTGGTAATATTCGTTCAGGctggaaaaatatctttgcagTCTTCCATCAAGCAGCATCAGACAATGATGGGAATATTGTGGAGCTGGCCTTTCAAACTACAGCGCACATAGTTA caaatattttccaaCAGCACTTTCCAGCAGCAATTGACTCATTTCAGGATGCAGTAAAATGTCTTTCTGAGTTTGCCTGTAACGTTGCGTTTCCGGACACCAGCATGGAAGCCATCAGACTTATTCGCTATTGTGCAAAATATGTTTCAGAAAGACCccag GTGTTAAGAGAATACACAAGTGATGACATGAGTGTTGCTCCTGGGGACAGAGCATGGGTCAGAGGATGGTTTCCCATTTTATTTGAACTTTCTTGTATCATCAATCGATGCAAATTAGATGTTCGAACAAG AGGCTTAACAGTGATGTTTGAAATAATGAAGAGTTATGGCCATACCTTTGAAAAGCACTGGTGGCAAGATCTGTTCAGAATTGTGTTTCGGATTTTTGATAATATGAAGCTCCCTGAACAACAAACAgag AAATCTGAATGGATGACCACGACATGCAACCATGCACTTTATGCAATCTGTGATGTATTTACACAGTTTTATGAAGCTTTAAATGAGATCCTTCTCCCTGATATACTTGCACAGTTACACTGGTGTGTAAAACAAG aTAATGAGCAGTTGGCTCGATCAGGTACAAACTGCCTAGAAAACCTGGTAATACTAAATGGACAGAAATTCAGCCCTGAAGTCTGGGGACAGACATGCAATTGTATGCTAGAGATCTTCAAAACTACTATTCCTCATGT GATGTAG